The Bryobacteraceae bacterium genome includes a window with the following:
- a CDS encoding NADH oxidase, giving the protein MRIVVVGGVAAGLSAASRARRLDPSAEILVFEKGKRISYGACGLPYLLEGQVSSIEQLVVYRPEFFERERNIRIRTESEVVAVHHGRREAVLRSGERVRYDRLVWAAGARPARVSRSPRVFRLHTDEDALRLEDYLERERPRTAAVAGGGYIGLEAATALRARGLRVRLHHDATTLLNREDPWVTKRIVERLEQCSVEVRLNERADPESLDADLVIDATGLRPNVEVLAEAGAALGRTGALAVSERMETSLYGVFAAGDCCEARHIVSGRDVWIPLGTTANRMGRVAGANAAGGRERFEGVAGTSIVRVAGLAVAVTGLSQQQARREGFSPVEAVVEGREKAKYFFGRTISVQLVADRNSRRLLGAAVTGDEGVLARINTVAAALAARMDVETFAGIDLAYAPPYATVTDPLLVCAGQLLRLLDH; this is encoded by the coding sequence ATGAGGATCGTGGTTGTCGGCGGCGTGGCGGCGGGACTGAGCGCCGCGTCGCGCGCGCGGCGGCTGGACCCTTCGGCGGAGATTCTGGTTTTTGAAAAAGGGAAGAGGATTTCGTACGGGGCGTGCGGGCTGCCGTACCTGCTGGAAGGGCAGGTTTCCTCGATCGAGCAGCTGGTGGTGTACCGGCCGGAGTTTTTCGAACGCGAGCGCAACATCCGCATCCGCACGGAAAGCGAAGTGGTGGCGGTGCATCACGGGCGGCGGGAAGCGGTGCTGCGCAGCGGGGAGCGGGTGCGGTACGACCGGCTGGTGTGGGCGGCGGGAGCGCGGCCGGCGCGGGTTTCGCGTTCTCCGCGCGTGTTCCGGCTGCACACGGACGAAGACGCGTTGCGGTTGGAGGACTATCTGGAGCGGGAGCGGCCGCGGACGGCGGCCGTGGCGGGGGGCGGCTACATCGGGCTGGAGGCGGCCACGGCGCTGCGGGCGCGAGGGCTGCGCGTGCGGCTGCACCACGATGCGACGACGCTGCTGAACCGCGAAGATCCGTGGGTGACGAAGCGCATTGTGGAACGGCTGGAGCAGTGCTCCGTCGAGGTCCGGCTGAACGAGCGCGCGGATCCGGAGTCGCTGGATGCGGATCTGGTGATCGATGCCACGGGGCTGCGGCCGAATGTGGAGGTGCTGGCGGAGGCGGGCGCCGCGCTGGGGCGCACGGGCGCGCTGGCCGTGAGCGAGCGCATGGAGACTTCGCTCTACGGCGTGTTTGCGGCGGGCGACTGCTGCGAGGCGCGGCACATCGTGTCGGGGCGCGATGTGTGGATTCCACTGGGCACGACGGCGAACCGGATGGGGCGCGTGGCCGGAGCGAACGCGGCGGGAGGCAGGGAGAGGTTTGAAGGAGTGGCCGGCACGTCGATCGTGCGCGTGGCGGGGCTGGCGGTGGCGGTAACGGGGCTGTCGCAGCAGCAGGCGCGGCGGGAGGGATTTTCGCCGGTGGAGGCTGTGGTGGAGGGCCGCGAGAAGGCGAAGTATTTCTTTGGAAGGACGATCTCGGTGCAGCTGGTGGCCGACCGCAACAGCCGGCGGCTGCTGGGTGCGGCGGTGACCGGCGACGAAGGCGTGCTGGCGCGCATCAACACCGTGGCTGCGGCGCTGGCGGCGCGGATGGACGTGGAGACGTTCGCCGGGATCGACCTGGCCTATGCGCCGCCGTACGCGACGGTGACGGATCCGCTGCTCGTCTGTGCCGGGCAGCTGCTGCGGCTGCTGGATCATTGA
- the nqo9 gene encoding NADH-quinone oxidoreductase subunit 9 has translation MPKVQEILKGAAAIAKGMSVTLKEMMNPVITDDYPDAPPAFQERYRGLHVLQRDDNGLEKCVACFLCSAACPVQCIYIEAADNTEQERISGGERYAAVYNIDYSRCIFCGYCVEACPTDAITHGHGFELASYNTSTLIYRKEQLLAPLPEGTTGKVKLDHPVAVGDDGH, from the coding sequence ATGCCGAAAGTACAGGAAATCCTGAAAGGCGCTGCGGCGATTGCCAAAGGGATGTCGGTGACGCTGAAGGAGATGATGAATCCCGTCATCACCGACGACTATCCGGATGCGCCTCCCGCATTCCAGGAGCGGTACCGCGGGCTGCACGTTCTGCAGCGGGATGACAACGGGCTGGAGAAGTGCGTGGCCTGTTTCCTGTGCTCGGCTGCGTGCCCGGTGCAGTGCATCTACATCGAAGCCGCCGACAACACGGAGCAGGAGCGGATCAGCGGCGGCGAGCGCTACGCGGCGGTGTACAACATCGACTACAGCCGGTGCATCTTCTGCGGCTACTGCGTGGAGGCGTGCCCGACGGACGCGATCACGCACGGGCACGGCTTCGAGCTGGCCAGCTACAACACGAGCACGCTGATCTACCGCAAGGAGCAGCTGCTGGCGCCGCTGCCGGAAGGCACGACGGGGAAAGTGAAGCTGGACCATCCGGTCGCCGTGGGCGACGACGGTCACTGA
- the ackA gene encoding acetate kinase produces the protein MNILIPNLGSTSLKYQILSMPDEKILARGRYERVTNYAAAIAEIRSGDTPVDAVAFKAAHGGPRYQGTYVIDEGVEQAMAQFLLAAPLHNAIYLDAIRAFRQAMPGVPLVAAFETEFHRNKPEYARVYGVPQDWRTEHGIEKYGFHGASHEYVSLRVPQLLGCSPADLRLASCHLGGSSSVCAIDRGVSVDTTMGFSPQSGLENATRHGDLDVFAVLYMMDRNGWTTEQVRTQLSRVSGLAGLSGVAGGDVRDIMEAARAGSAAANLALDVFVYEVKKAIAGCAAVMNGLDAIAFTGGIGENSPALRRAICEGLSFLGVELDPAANENGSGDRLLSTPSSQIKVAALSTNEELIVARRAWRLLSAQ, from the coding sequence ATGAACATTCTGATCCCGAACCTCGGCTCTACGTCGCTCAAATACCAGATCCTTTCCATGCCGGACGAGAAAATCCTCGCCCGGGGACGGTACGAGCGCGTCACCAATTACGCCGCCGCCATCGCGGAAATCCGCTCGGGCGATACCCCCGTCGACGCCGTCGCTTTCAAGGCCGCCCACGGCGGCCCCCGCTACCAGGGCACCTATGTCATCGACGAGGGCGTCGAACAGGCCATGGCGCAGTTCCTCCTCGCCGCGCCGCTCCACAACGCCATCTACCTCGACGCCATCCGCGCCTTCCGCCAGGCGATGCCGGGCGTGCCGCTGGTGGCGGCGTTTGAGACCGAATTCCACCGCAACAAGCCCGAATATGCCCGCGTGTACGGCGTTCCGCAGGACTGGCGCACGGAACACGGCATCGAGAAATACGGCTTTCACGGCGCTTCGCATGAATACGTCAGCCTCCGCGTGCCGCAACTGCTCGGCTGCTCGCCCGCGGATCTGCGCCTGGCCAGCTGCCATCTCGGCGGCAGCTCCTCGGTCTGCGCCATCGACCGCGGCGTCTCCGTCGACACCACGATGGGCTTCTCGCCCCAGTCAGGTCTTGAAAACGCCACCCGCCACGGCGACCTCGACGTCTTCGCCGTGCTCTACATGATGGACCGCAACGGCTGGACCACTGAACAGGTGCGGACGCAGCTGTCGCGCGTCAGCGGCCTGGCCGGCCTGTCCGGCGTCGCCGGCGGCGACGTCCGCGACATCATGGAAGCCGCCCGCGCCGGTTCGGCGGCAGCCAATCTCGCGCTGGATGTCTTCGTCTATGAGGTGAAAAAAGCCATCGCCGGCTGCGCCGCCGTCATGAACGGCCTCGACGCCATTGCCTTCACCGGCGGCATCGGCGAAAACAGCCCCGCGCTGCGCCGCGCCATCTGCGAGGGACTGTCGTTCCTGGGCGTGGAGCTCGATCCGGCAGCCAACGAGAACGGCTCGGGAGACCGTCTGCTCTCCACCCCTTCTTCGCAGATCAAAGTCGCCGCTCTCTCGACCAACGAGGAGTTGATCGTCGCCCGCCGCGCGTGGCGCCTGCTTTCCGCTCAGTGA
- a CDS encoding multidrug DMT transporter permease — translation MIPTTYAAALLLMILSMLCWGSWANTMKMAGRWRFELYYFDYVIGVMLGATAAAFTFGSVEMVIPGSDQVLFPFLDNLAVTGKKQMALAAAGGVVFNLANLLLVAAISVAGLAVAFPVGIGLALIIGAVLNFIIHPAGRPVLVFGGVALVVLAIVMTAAAYAALSKQRAAEKPPEAPPERGKRGRKGAGKASPWKGIGLSLAAGVLMGLFYPLVEMSKQGDLGLGPYAAAFCFAVGVLLSTPVFNLFFMNLPVEGDPVGFRDYLTGTARQHALGVLGGLIWSVGTISNFVAASAPKSVNVGPAVSYAMGQGATLVSTLWGLLLWKEFAGANKAVQARIWLMLVLYAAGLGLLSIAPLYR, via the coding sequence ATGATTCCCACCACATACGCGGCGGCGTTGCTGCTGATGATCCTGTCAATGCTGTGCTGGGGTTCGTGGGCCAACACGATGAAGATGGCCGGCCGATGGCGGTTCGAGCTGTATTACTTCGATTACGTGATCGGGGTGATGCTGGGCGCGACGGCGGCGGCGTTCACGTTCGGCAGCGTGGAGATGGTGATTCCGGGCTCGGACCAGGTGCTGTTTCCGTTTCTGGACAACCTGGCGGTGACGGGGAAGAAGCAGATGGCCCTGGCGGCGGCGGGCGGAGTGGTGTTCAACCTGGCCAACCTGCTTCTGGTGGCGGCGATCTCGGTGGCGGGGCTGGCGGTGGCGTTTCCGGTGGGAATCGGGCTGGCGCTGATCATCGGCGCGGTGCTGAATTTCATCATCCATCCCGCAGGCCGGCCGGTGCTGGTGTTCGGCGGCGTGGCTCTGGTGGTGTTGGCGATCGTCATGACGGCGGCGGCGTATGCGGCGCTGTCGAAGCAGCGCGCGGCGGAGAAGCCTCCGGAGGCGCCGCCGGAGCGCGGCAAACGCGGACGGAAGGGAGCGGGCAAGGCATCGCCGTGGAAGGGCATCGGGCTGAGCCTGGCGGCGGGCGTGCTGATGGGGCTGTTCTATCCGCTGGTGGAGATGAGCAAACAGGGCGATCTCGGGCTGGGGCCATATGCGGCTGCGTTCTGCTTCGCCGTGGGCGTGCTGCTGTCGACGCCAGTGTTCAACCTGTTCTTCATGAACCTGCCGGTGGAGGGCGACCCGGTGGGGTTCCGGGATTATCTGACGGGCACGGCGCGGCAGCATGCCCTGGGCGTGCTGGGAGGACTGATCTGGAGCGTGGGCACGATCAGCAATTTTGTCGCGGCCAGCGCGCCGAAGAGCGTGAACGTGGGGCCGGCGGTGAGCTACGCGATGGGGCAGGGAGCGACGCTGGTGAGCACGCTGTGGGGGCTGCTGCTGTGGAAGGAATTCGCGGGAGCCAACAAGGCGGTGCAGGCGCGGATCTGGCTGATGCTGGTGCTGTACGCCGCGGGGCTGGGGCTGCTTTCGATCGCGCCGCTTTACCGCTGA